Part of the Tolypothrix sp. PCC 7910 genome, GATAGTGTCGTAATACAACCAAAGGAACGCCACAGTTTGAACAAAACTCTGTACCATCCGGGTTTGGAGGATTATGGCAAGAAGAATTGAGGCAACATATCATACACGTAAGTTTAAGGACACATGGAGTAATTATCGCTTACGCATTAGGGATTGAGAATTTTAGATTTTAGATTTTGGATTTTAGATTTAAATCTAATCTAAAAGACGCTCGCGGACTCGCTCTAAGCGTTGGCGCAGCCTCTCGCAGAGAAGGCTTTACGCTGCGCTATCGCAAATCCGTCTTGAAAAGTTTGCTCAACGGGGGGAGCCCCCGCACGCAACTTTTCGCAAAATCCAAAATTGAATTGCTCCCTACCTCTCTGTTTGCATAGCGATTGGTTATTTGTTTAATTGCAAGCCCCTAGTCCCTAACCCCTACAAATCGCTATAATTCTTGTGAGTTTTGGGAAAATCAGCCATGTTAAACTACAACCTGCCGAGGTACTTGCCTTCTGCTGAAGAATTGCCCGACTCTGACGATACACCTGTGGATAATGAACTGCAAGAATTAATACCAGGCTTATTAAAAGCAATACTGCTGATTCTTTGGTCAGAACGCATGGACTGGTTCTTTGGCGTAGATATGGGTATTTATCATCACCCAGATGAACCGCCCATTGTACCCGATGGCTTTCTGAGCGTAGGAGTAGAGCGTTTTTATGATGAAGAATTACGTCCCAGTTATGTGCTTTGGGAAGAAAATGTTCTACCTACTTTAGTGCTAGAGGTAGTTTCCCAAACTTATCGCAAAGAATACACTACTAAATTACAGCAATATGCAGAATTAGGCGTACTTTACTATGTAATTTATGCTCCTCGCCGTCGTCGCAAAGCGCGTTTAGAAGTATATAAGTTAGTTAATGGTACTTATGAATTGCAAGCAGGAAACCCTATTTGGCTACCAGAAATCGGTTTAGGAATTGGTTGCGAACGGGGAAATTATTCCGGTGTAACGCGGGAATGGATGTATTGGTACGACGCGCAAGGAAAGCGTTATCCTACGCCAAAAGAACAGATTCTACAAGAAGCTCAACGCGCGCAGCAAGCAGAACAAATGGCTCAAC contains:
- a CDS encoding Uma2 family endonuclease, producing the protein MLNYNLPRYLPSAEELPDSDDTPVDNELQELIPGLLKAILLILWSERMDWFFGVDMGIYHHPDEPPIVPDGFLSVGVERFYDEELRPSYVLWEENVLPTLVLEVVSQTYRKEYTTKLQQYAELGVLYYVIYAPRRRRKARLEVYKLVNGTYELQAGNPIWLPEIGLGIGCERGNYSGVTREWMYWYDAQGKRYPTPKEQILQEAQRAQQAEQMAQQAEQRAQQAEQRAQQLAERLRALGIDPDEQ